One stretch of Halobaculum marinum DNA includes these proteins:
- a CDS encoding isocitrate/isopropylmalate dehydrogenase family protein, whose amino-acid sequence MTEATEIAVIPGDGIGQEVVPAAVEVLEAVGDYAFTEAEAGDATLDETGEALPAETYDLAATADATLFGAAGESAADVILPLREAVGSFVNIRPARAYPGVDALRPETDLVFLRENTEGVYAGHEDRLTDDVSTLTRVVTESASRRLGAYACEYVQERPEHDGFTVAHKANVMRETDGLFRDTVLEEAERAGVDADTVLMDAFATRVCLDPEQFDVVVCPNLAGDVLSDLAAGLVGGLGLLPSANVGAERGLFEPVHGTAPDIAGEGVANPSATILSAAMLVESLGDDDAGAQIRTAVESVLSDGPRTPDLGGEATTREVTDAVLERL is encoded by the coding sequence ATGACTGAGGCCACAGAGATCGCAGTGATCCCCGGCGACGGCATCGGACAGGAGGTCGTCCCGGCGGCGGTCGAGGTGCTGGAGGCCGTCGGCGACTACGCGTTCACGGAGGCGGAGGCGGGCGACGCGACGCTCGACGAGACGGGCGAGGCGCTTCCTGCCGAGACGTACGATCTGGCCGCGACCGCCGACGCCACGCTGTTCGGCGCCGCGGGCGAGTCTGCCGCGGACGTGATCCTCCCGCTCCGGGAGGCCGTCGGCTCGTTCGTGAACATCCGCCCCGCCCGCGCGTACCCCGGCGTCGACGCGCTCCGCCCGGAGACGGACCTCGTCTTCCTCCGGGAGAACACCGAGGGCGTGTACGCGGGCCACGAGGACCGCCTCACCGACGACGTGTCGACGCTGACGCGTGTCGTCACGGAGTCGGCGTCGCGGCGGCTCGGAGCGTACGCCTGCGAGTACGTCCAGGAGCGACCCGAGCACGACGGCTTCACCGTCGCGCACAAGGCGAACGTGATGCGCGAGACGGACGGACTGTTCCGCGACACGGTGCTCGAAGAAGCCGAGCGCGCGGGCGTCGACGCCGACACGGTGCTCATGGACGCGTTCGCGACGCGGGTCTGTCTCGACCCCGAGCAGTTCGACGTGGTCGTCTGCCCCAACCTCGCGGGCGACGTGCTCTCGGATCTGGCGGCGGGACTGGTCGGCGGCCTCGGCCTGCTCCCGTCGGCGAACGTCGGCGCCGAGCGCGGCCTGTTCGAACCGGTCCACGGCACCGCGCCCGACATCGCCGGCGAGGGGGTCGCGAACCCCTCGGCGACCATCCTCTCGGCGGCGATGCTCGTCGAGTCGCTCGGCGACGACGACGCGGGCGCACAGATCCGGACGGCCGTCGAGAGCGTCCTCTCGGACGGCCCGCGGACGCCGGACCTGGGCGGGGAGGCGACGACGCGTGAAGTGACGGACGCGGTGCTCGAACGGCTGTAA
- a CDS encoding 3-isopropylmalate dehydratase small subunit, with amino-acid sequence MSGPAGDDAPDAEGAAVPAIRRVAGTGVPVRGDDIDTDQILPARFLKAVTFDDMGEYAFYDQRRDDDGSLNDHPLNEYTGANVLAVNENFGCGSSREHAPQGLMRWGVEAIVGESFAEIFQDNCKSLGIATLAVDHEDAVALQDFIEANPEAGIEVDVRAETVRYDGTTVEGEVPDAMREALLEGIWDTTAVMRTNLDRAKAVHDDLPYTDD; translated from the coding sequence ATGAGCGGACCAGCCGGCGACGACGCCCCCGACGCAGAGGGCGCCGCGGTGCCGGCCATCCGCCGAGTCGCCGGCACCGGGGTCCCGGTGCGGGGCGACGACATCGACACCGACCAGATCCTCCCCGCGCGGTTCCTGAAGGCGGTCACCTTCGACGACATGGGTGAGTACGCCTTCTACGACCAGCGGCGCGACGACGACGGGTCCCTGAACGACCACCCGCTCAACGAGTACACGGGTGCGAACGTGCTCGCAGTCAACGAGAACTTCGGCTGCGGCTCCTCCCGTGAGCACGCCCCGCAGGGGCTGATGCGCTGGGGCGTCGAGGCCATCGTCGGCGAGTCGTTCGCGGAGATCTTCCAGGACAACTGCAAGTCGCTGGGGATCGCGACGCTCGCGGTCGACCACGAGGACGCCGTCGCGCTCCAGGACTTCATCGAGGCGAACCCGGAGGCGGGTATCGAGGTCGACGTGCGCGCCGAGACCGTCCGCTACGACGGCACGACCGTCGAGGGCGAGGTGCCCGACGCGATGCGCGAGGCCCTGTTGGAGGGGATCTGGGACACGACCGCCGTGATGCGGACGAACCTCGACCGTGCGAAGGCCGTCCACGACGACCTCCCGTACACCGATGACTGA
- the leuC gene encoding 3-isopropylmalate dehydratase large subunit, whose product MSEGTLYDKVWERHKVADLPNGQDQLFIGLHLVHEVTSPQAFGMLRERDMEVAFPERTVATTDHIVPTSSEGRSRPLADERAEEMLTHLEQNTAEAGIRFFGLDDERQGIAHVVGPELGFVQPGMTVVCGDSHTSTHGAFGAIGMGIGTSQIRDVFATGSIAADKKAVRRVEVSGELGDGVGAKDVILHVIRQLGVDGGVGHVYEYGGEAIRSLDMEGRLAVCNMSIEGGARAGYINPDETTYEYLEGKEFAPSGDEFEERKQYWESIRSDEDAEYDDVVEVDAADLAPQVTWGTNPEQVVGVDEAVPAPADTRDPDAAETAQAHTEVTPGETMEGHGVDVAFLGTCTNGRVADFREAARVLKGREVADDVRALAVPGSGTVKRKLEAEGIDQVFKDAGFQWREAGCSMCLAMNDDALEGDEVCASSSNRNYVGRQGSTEGRTHLMSPAMVAAAAVEGAVTDVREFDTADTIGTEVDE is encoded by the coding sequence ATGAGCGAGGGAACGCTGTACGACAAGGTGTGGGAGCGACACAAGGTGGCCGACCTGCCGAACGGACAGGACCAACTGTTCATCGGCCTCCACCTCGTCCACGAGGTGACCAGCCCGCAGGCGTTCGGCATGCTGCGCGAGCGCGACATGGAGGTGGCGTTCCCCGAGCGCACCGTCGCGACGACGGACCACATCGTCCCGACGTCGAGCGAGGGGCGGAGTCGCCCGCTCGCCGACGAGCGCGCCGAGGAGATGCTCACGCACCTCGAACAGAACACCGCGGAGGCGGGCATCCGCTTCTTCGGCCTCGACGACGAGCGGCAGGGCATCGCCCACGTCGTCGGACCGGAGTTAGGCTTCGTCCAGCCGGGGATGACCGTCGTCTGCGGCGACAGCCACACGTCCACCCACGGCGCGTTCGGCGCCATCGGGATGGGTATCGGCACCAGCCAGATCCGCGACGTGTTCGCGACTGGCTCCATCGCGGCGGACAAGAAGGCCGTCCGACGCGTCGAGGTGTCTGGTGAACTGGGCGACGGCGTCGGTGCGAAGGACGTCATCCTCCACGTGATCCGGCAACTCGGCGTCGACGGCGGCGTCGGCCACGTGTACGAGTACGGCGGCGAGGCCATCCGCTCGCTCGACATGGAGGGTCGCCTCGCGGTGTGCAACATGTCCATCGAGGGCGGCGCCCGCGCGGGGTACATCAACCCCGACGAGACCACCTACGAGTACCTGGAGGGGAAGGAGTTCGCGCCCTCGGGCGACGAGTTCGAGGAGCGCAAACAGTACTGGGAGTCGATCCGCTCCGACGAGGACGCCGAGTACGACGACGTGGTCGAGGTGGACGCAGCCGACCTCGCGCCACAGGTCACGTGGGGCACCAACCCCGAGCAGGTCGTCGGCGTCGACGAAGCGGTTCCGGCCCCCGCCGACACGCGCGACCCCGACGCCGCAGAGACGGCGCAAGCGCACACCGAGGTCACGCCGGGCGAGACGATGGAGGGCCACGGCGTCGACGTGGCGTTCCTCGGCACCTGTACGAACGGTCGCGTCGCGGACTTCCGCGAGGCCGCCCGCGTGCTGAAGGGCCGCGAGGTCGCAGACGACGTGCGCGCGCTCGCCGTCCCCGGGTCCGGCACGGTCAAGCGGAAATTGGAGGCGGAGGGCATCGACCAGGTGTTCAAAGACGCCGGCTTCCAGTGGCGCGAGGCCGGCTGTTCGATGTGTCTGGCGATGAACGACGACGCGCTGGAGGGCGACGAGGTGTGCGCCTCCTCGTCGAACCGCAACTACGTCGGTCGGCAGGGGTCGACCGAGGGCCGCACCCACCTGATGTCGCCCGCGATGGTCGCGGCGGCGGCGGTCGAGGGTGCGGTGACGGACGTGCGCGAGTTCGACACTGCCGACACCATCGGGACGGAGGTGGACGAATGA
- the ilvC gene encoding ketol-acid reductoisomerase: MTDESTFDTEVHYDDDADRSMIDDKTVAVLGYGSQGHAHAQNLADSGVDVIVGLREDSSSRAAAEADGLRVETPAEAAAEADIVSVLVPDTVQPAVYEAIEDGLEAGDTLQFAHGFNIHYNQIVPKEGIDVTMVAPKSPGHLVRRNYEAGEGTPGLLAVYQDATGEARQEGLAYAHAIGCTRAGVIETTFQEETETDLFGEQAVLCGGVTSLVKQGYETLVEAGYSREMAYFECLNELKLIVDLMYEGGLGEMWDSVSDTAEYGGLVKGDVVVDEHARENMEEVLEQVQNGTFAREWIAENQAGRPSYTQLRQAEKNHDIEDVGEDLRSLFAWGGEETEPEEDDQEKAEVRADD, from the coding sequence ATGACCGACGAATCCACCTTCGACACCGAGGTACACTACGACGACGACGCGGACCGCTCCATGATCGACGACAAGACCGTGGCCGTGCTCGGCTACGGCAGTCAGGGCCACGCCCACGCGCAGAACCTCGCCGACTCCGGCGTGGACGTGATCGTCGGCCTCCGCGAGGACTCCTCCTCGCGGGCGGCCGCCGAGGCAGACGGCCTGCGCGTGGAGACGCCAGCCGAGGCCGCCGCCGAGGCGGACATCGTCTCCGTCCTCGTCCCCGACACCGTCCAGCCGGCTGTCTACGAAGCGATCGAAGACGGCCTTGAGGCGGGCGACACGCTCCAGTTCGCCCACGGCTTCAACATCCACTACAACCAGATCGTCCCGAAGGAGGGCATCGACGTGACGATGGTCGCGCCGAAGTCGCCGGGGCACCTCGTGCGCCGCAACTACGAGGCTGGCGAGGGGACACCCGGGCTGCTGGCGGTGTATCAGGACGCCACAGGAGAGGCACGTCAGGAGGGCCTCGCATACGCCCACGCCATCGGCTGCACCCGCGCGGGCGTCATCGAGACCACGTTCCAAGAGGAGACGGAGACGGACCTGTTCGGCGAGCAGGCGGTGCTGTGCGGCGGCGTCACCTCGCTCGTGAAGCAGGGGTACGAGACGCTCGTCGAGGCGGGCTACTCCCGCGAGATGGCGTACTTCGAGTGCCTGAACGAACTGAAGCTCATCGTCGACCTCATGTACGAGGGTGGGCTCGGCGAGATGTGGGACTCCGTCTCCGACACCGCCGAGTACGGCGGCCTCGTCAAAGGCGACGTCGTCGTCGACGAGCACGCTCGCGAGAACATGGAGGAAGTGCTGGAGCAGGTGCAGAACGGCACGTTCGCTCGCGAGTGGATCGCCGAGAACCAGGCCGGACGCCCGTCCTACACGCAACTGCGGCAGGCCGAGAAGAACCACGACATCGAGGACGTGGGCGAAGACCTCCGCTCGCTGTTCGCGTGGGGCGGCGAGGAGACCGAACCTGAGGAGGACGACCAGGAGAAGGCCGAGGTACGCGCGGATGACTGA
- the ilvN gene encoding acetolactate synthase small subunit yields the protein MSREAERNEAAEETQDATTDGGTTHPAESPLTERARPADEEKPTTGLSGPRPEERPHPTGRRDEHGVRKEPDHGPEPTRRATVSALVEDEPGVLARAAGLFRRRQFNIESLTVGPTTVEGHSRITLVVEETEAGIDQAKKQLAKLTPVIAVGELSDDAVAAELVLLKVRGQEPDKVHAITSMYDGQTLDAGPRTITVQITGDENQIDDAIDAFHQFGIIEMARTGQTALERGDSPTTPGEEPGHSADDTEDDEFTNYDD from the coding sequence ATGAGCCGCGAGGCCGAGCGGAACGAGGCCGCAGAGGAGACTCAGGACGCGACCACCGACGGTGGCACGACCCACCCGGCGGAGTCGCCACTGACAGAGCGCGCGCGCCCCGCCGACGAGGAGAAGCCGACGACGGGGCTGTCCGGGCCGCGACCCGAGGAGCGCCCGCACCCGACCGGCCGGCGCGACGAACACGGCGTCCGCAAGGAGCCGGACCACGGGCCCGAGCCGACGCGCCGGGCGACAGTCTCGGCGCTCGTGGAGGACGAGCCGGGTGTGCTGGCGCGCGCCGCGGGGCTGTTCCGCCGCCGCCAGTTCAACATCGAGAGCCTGACCGTCGGTCCGACCACCGTCGAGGGGCACTCCCGAATCACCCTCGTCGTCGAGGAGACCGAGGCAGGCATCGACCAGGCGAAGAAGCAACTGGCGAAGCTCACGCCCGTCATCGCGGTCGGGGAGTTGAGCGACGACGCCGTCGCCGCCGAACTCGTGCTGCTGAAGGTCAGGGGCCAAGAGCCGGACAAGGTCCACGCGATCACCTCGATGTACGACGGGCAGACGCTCGACGCCGGGCCGCGCACCATCACCGTCCAGATCACCGGCGACGAGAACCAGATCGACGACGCGATCGACGCGTTCCACCAGTTCGGGATCATCGAGATGGCCCGGACTGGGCAGACGGCCCTCGAACGCGGCGACTCCCCGACGACGCCCGGTGAGGAACCGGGCCACTCCGCGGACGACACGGAAGACGACGAGTTCACCAACTACGACGACTGA
- the ilvB gene encoding biosynthetic-type acetolactate synthase large subunit, protein MSEPATPEASADADADTDATGRTDTDEQAAQRHEAATRVPGTGADAVVASLEAAGVETAFGVQGGAIMPVYDALSASTVDHITMAHEQGAVHAADAYGIVRGDPGVCMATSGPGATNLVTGIADASMDSDAMLALTGQVPSTMVGSDAFQETDTVGVTAPITKHNYFASDSDDVGRTVGEAFALANTGRPGPTLVDLPKDVTFGETDRPVGEPTPPKRSVPDPEADEEQVEAAARAIEQAERPLCLFGGGVIKGDATEEARAFAREFGIPVVTTMPGIGSFPEDDDLCLSWAGMHGTGYANMAITHTDCLIAVGTRFDDRLTGGVDTFAPEAEVVHVDIDPAEISKNVHADYPVVGDAATVIDQLDAAIGYAEAPDPEEWRAQCAEWREEYPMDYAIDADEPVRPEFVVEAFDAASDDDAYVTTGVGQHQMWAAQYWTYRHPRTFVSSHGLGTMGYGLPAAIGARIAADDDRQVISFEGDGSFLMTIQELSVAVRENLDITVVVLNNEYIGMVRQWQDAFFEGNHMASDYDWMPEFDTLAEAFGAKGFRIDDYDDVEDAVEGALAYDGPSVVDAHIDPEANVYPMVASGAANGLFALSEDQL, encoded by the coding sequence ATGAGCGAGCCAGCGACCCCCGAGGCGTCCGCCGACGCGGACGCCGACACCGACGCGACGGGGCGAACCGACACCGACGAGCAGGCGGCGCAGCGCCACGAGGCGGCCACGCGCGTGCCCGGCACCGGCGCCGACGCCGTCGTCGCGTCACTGGAGGCCGCAGGCGTCGAGACCGCCTTCGGCGTGCAGGGCGGGGCGATCATGCCCGTCTACGACGCGCTGTCGGCGTCGACGGTCGACCACATCACGATGGCCCACGAGCAGGGCGCCGTCCACGCCGCCGACGCGTACGGCATCGTGCGCGGCGACCCTGGCGTCTGCATGGCGACGTCCGGCCCGGGCGCGACGAACCTCGTCACGGGCATCGCGGACGCGTCGATGGACTCCGACGCGATGCTCGCGCTGACGGGGCAGGTGCCGTCGACGATGGTCGGCTCCGACGCGTTCCAGGAGACCGACACGGTCGGCGTCACCGCGCCCATCACGAAGCACAACTACTTCGCCAGCGACTCCGACGACGTCGGGCGGACGGTCGGCGAGGCGTTCGCGCTCGCGAACACCGGTCGCCCGGGGCCGACGCTGGTCGACCTCCCGAAGGACGTCACGTTCGGCGAGACCGACCGCCCGGTCGGCGAACCGACGCCGCCCAAGCGCTCGGTGCCAGACCCCGAGGCCGACGAGGAGCAAGTCGAGGCGGCCGCCCGCGCCATCGAGCAGGCGGAGCGCCCGCTGTGTCTGTTCGGCGGCGGCGTGATCAAAGGCGACGCGACCGAAGAGGCGCGGGCGTTCGCCCGCGAGTTCGGCATCCCGGTCGTGACGACGATGCCCGGCATCGGGAGTTTCCCCGAGGACGACGACCTGTGTCTGTCGTGGGCGGGCATGCACGGCACCGGCTACGCCAACATGGCGATCACCCACACCGACTGCCTCATCGCCGTCGGGACGCGCTTCGACGACCGCCTCACCGGCGGCGTCGACACGTTCGCGCCGGAAGCGGAGGTCGTCCACGTCGACATCGACCCCGCGGAGATTTCCAAGAACGTCCACGCGGACTACCCGGTCGTCGGCGACGCCGCGACCGTCATCGACCAACTGGACGCCGCAATCGGCTACGCTGAGGCACCCGACCCCGAGGAGTGGCGCGCCCAGTGTGCCGAGTGGCGCGAGGAGTACCCGATGGACTACGCCATCGACGCCGACGAGCCGGTCCGCCCGGAGTTCGTCGTCGAGGCGTTCGACGCCGCGAGCGACGACGACGCGTACGTCACGACCGGCGTCGGCCAACACCAGATGTGGGCCGCCCAGTACTGGACGTACCGACACCCGCGGACGTTCGTCTCCTCACACGGGCTGGGGACGATGGGGTACGGTCTCCCCGCGGCCATCGGCGCGCGCATCGCCGCCGACGACGACCGCCAGGTGATCAGCTTCGAAGGCGACGGCTCGTTCCTCATGACGATCCAAGAGCTGTCCGTCGCGGTCCGCGAGAACCTCGACATCACCGTCGTCGTGCTGAACAACGAGTACATCGGGATGGTCCGCCAGTGGCAGGACGCCTTCTTCGAGGGCAACCACATGGCGTCTGACTACGACTGGATGCCGGAATTCGACACGCTCGCCGAGGCGTTCGGCGCGAAGGGCTTCCGCATCGACGACTACGACGACGTGGAGGACGCCGTCGAGGGCGCGCTCGCGTACGACGGTCCCAGCGTCGTCGACGCGCACATCGACCCCGAGGCGAACGTCTACCCGATGGTCGCCAGCGGCGCGGCGAACGGCCTGTTCGCGCTGTCGGAGGACCAGCTATGA
- a CDS encoding LeuA family protein, whose translation MSATDEFDSVRIFDTTLRDGEQSPRTSFTYEEKREIATALDELGVSVIEAGFPVNSDAEFEAVSDIAASTDTTVCGLARVVEGDIQAAIDSGVGMIHTFVSTSDVQIEDSMHATRQEVKERAVEAVAQAKESGAEVMFSPMDATRTGEPFLVEVIEAVDEVGVDWINIPDTCGVATPRRFGDLIEVVREHTDARIDVHTHDDFGLAGANALAGIEAGAHQMQVSVNGIGERAGNAALEEVVMAAESLYDADTGIDTTRITEVSRMVEQASDIAVPPNKPVVGRNAFSHESGIHAAGVIENSDTFEPGVMTPEMVGATRELVMGKHTGTHSVRQRLTDAGFDPTESQVRTITRRVKDAGAEGRVTMSDVERFARQEGVAEMEDSDEEREREARV comes from the coding sequence CTGAGTGCAACTGACGAGTTCGATTCGGTCCGTATCTTCGACACGACGCTGCGCGACGGCGAGCAGTCGCCGCGCACGTCGTTCACCTACGAGGAGAAACGTGAGATAGCCACGGCGCTCGACGAGCTGGGCGTGTCCGTCATCGAGGCGGGCTTCCCGGTCAACTCCGACGCGGAGTTCGAGGCCGTCAGCGACATCGCCGCGTCCACGGACACCACCGTCTGTGGGCTCGCCCGCGTGGTCGAGGGCGACATCCAGGCGGCGATAGACAGCGGCGTCGGGATGATCCACACGTTCGTCTCGACGAGCGACGTGCAGATCGAAGACTCGATGCACGCGACCCGCCAGGAGGTGAAAGAGCGCGCGGTCGAGGCGGTCGCACAGGCGAAGGAGTCTGGCGCGGAGGTGATGTTCTCGCCGATGGACGCCACTCGGACGGGCGAGCCGTTCCTGGTCGAGGTCATCGAGGCCGTCGACGAGGTCGGCGTCGACTGGATCAACATCCCCGACACCTGCGGCGTGGCGACGCCGCGGCGCTTCGGCGACCTCATCGAGGTCGTCCGCGAGCACACCGACGCACGCATCGACGTCCACACCCACGACGACTTCGGCCTGGCCGGCGCGAACGCGCTGGCCGGCATCGAGGCCGGCGCTCACCAGATGCAGGTGTCGGTCAACGGCATCGGCGAGCGCGCCGGCAACGCCGCGCTGGAAGAGGTCGTGATGGCCGCGGAGTCGCTGTACGACGCCGACACCGGCATCGACACGACCCGCATCACCGAGGTGTCGCGCATGGTCGAGCAGGCCAGCGACATCGCGGTGCCGCCGAACAAGCCCGTGGTCGGGCGCAACGCCTTCAGCCACGAGTCCGGCATCCACGCGGCGGGCGTCATCGAGAACAGCGACACGTTCGAACCGGGCGTGATGACCCCCGAGATGGTCGGCGCCACCCGCGAACTGGTGATGGGGAAGCACACCGGAACCCACTCGGTCCGCCAACGCCTGACCGACGCCGGCTTCGACCCCACCGAGTCGCAGGTCCGCACCATCACCCGCCGGGTGAAAGACGCCGGCGCGGAGGGGCGCGTCACGATGTCCGACGTCGAGCGGTTCGCTCGCCAGGAGGGCGTCGCCGAGATGGAGGACTCCGACGAGGAGCGCGAACGGGAGGCGCGCGTCTGA
- a CDS encoding DUF5779 family protein, producing MSDFGLDLRDAEEFIESEGTVGDVVLGVLDGETEPEHWIRNVEYGNVLVLAVEGDLNELASGFAREVNDMGGELTHFRGFLIVSPPNVGIDTERLN from the coding sequence ATGAGCGATTTCGGGCTCGACCTCCGCGACGCGGAGGAGTTCATCGAGTCGGAGGGGACGGTGGGGGACGTGGTCCTGGGGGTGCTCGACGGGGAGACGGAGCCCGAGCACTGGATCCGCAACGTCGAGTACGGGAACGTCCTCGTGCTCGCCGTCGAGGGGGACCTCAACGAGTTGGCCAGCGGGTTCGCTCGCGAGGTCAACGACATGGGTGGCGAACTCACCCACTTCCGCGGCTTTCTGATCGTCTCGCCGCCGAACGTCGGCATCGACACCGAGCGCCTGAACTGA
- a CDS encoding cupin domain-containing protein, whose translation MSGDGTPDRDDHTTTTADAAAYRRLSVDGWGESPDPDRVRRTLDEALGTTPYEFDLRETKPGEPVRPPTDPYPGAQELLFVLAGELTVETAEGELRFGPNEGVLVPPDATDRPVATGGDPCRFLALGAP comes from the coding sequence ATGTCCGGGGATGGGACACCTGACCGCGACGACCACACGACCACCACAGCCGACGCCGCCGCCTACCGCCGCCTCTCCGTCGACGGTTGGGGCGAGTCACCGGACCCAGACCGGGTCCGGCGGACGCTCGACGAGGCGCTCGGGACGACCCCGTACGAGTTCGACCTCCGAGAGACGAAGCCCGGTGAGCCGGTCAGGCCACCGACCGACCCCTACCCGGGCGCGCAAGAACTCCTGTTCGTCCTCGCGGGCGAGTTGACAGTTGAGACCGCCGAGGGAGAACTCCGCTTCGGTCCCAACGAGGGCGTCCTCGTTCCGCCGGACGCGACGGACCGACCGGTCGCGACGGGCGGTGATCCGTGCCGATTCCTCGCGCTCGGCGCGCCCTGA
- a CDS encoding VOC family protein, which translates to MPADTRTDAESVTTEDADGSASEPASGDARPALVSLALEVTDLGRATAWYADTFGLVPTRRCSTEAAFDVGGTEVVLRRPTSVPRGGLHTHFAFEVPGREYPAWRARFPDAPEVDFGSFRSLYLEDDDGHAPEVGGTAPAGVGTGLVGVFEVVLEVANVDLAADCWSALGFSAVDRGDERRRIRMRGPTGADRQFDVELWEPQLGLADARGGVHVDLAFRVREPVALADHAFGDLPSVTVRESPDGSVELYDPDGHHLVLLPAVGGE; encoded by the coding sequence ATGCCCGCGGACACCCGGACGGACGCCGAGTCGGTCACGACCGAGGACGCCGACGGTTCGGCGTCGGAACCCGCGTCGGGCGACGCTCGCCCGGCGCTCGTGTCGCTCGCGCTGGAAGTGACGGACTTGGGCCGCGCGACCGCCTGGTACGCGGACACGTTCGGGCTGGTGCCGACACGCCGGTGTTCGACGGAGGCCGCCTTCGACGTCGGCGGGACGGAGGTGGTGTTGCGTCGACCCACCTCGGTCCCGCGCGGCGGTCTCCACACCCACTTCGCGTTCGAGGTCCCCGGTCGGGAGTACCCCGCGTGGCGTGCACGCTTCCCCGACGCCCCCGAGGTCGACTTCGGATCGTTTCGGTCGCTGTACCTGGAGGACGACGACGGGCACGCCCCGGAGGTCGGGGGGACGGCGCCGGCGGGAGTCGGCACCGGGCTGGTCGGGGTGTTCGAGGTGGTGTTGGAGGTGGCGAACGTCGACCTCGCCGCCGACTGCTGGTCGGCGCTCGGCTTCTCGGCGGTCGACCGCGGCGACGAACGGCGCCGCATCCGGATGCGCGGCCCCACGGGCGCCGACCGGCAGTTCGACGTCGAGTTGTGGGAGCCGCAGTTGGGGCTCGCAGACGCCCGCGGCGGCGTCCACGTCGACCTGGCGTTCCGGGTTCGCGAACCGGTCGCGCTCGCCGACCACGCGTTCGGCGACCTCCCCTCGGTGACGGTCCGCGAGTCGCCGGATGGGTCCGTCGAGTTGTACGACCCTGACGGCCACCACCTCGTCCTGTTGCCGGCGGTAGGCGGGGAGTAG
- a CDS encoding ribbon-helix-helix domain-containing protein, whose translation MTDYTTVSIPKDLAERVEETIEGTSFSSTSDLVRFLLRSIVIQHQKQGSLSEAEFEEIADQLRDLGYLQ comes from the coding sequence GTGACTGACTACACCACCGTCTCCATCCCGAAAGACCTCGCCGAGCGCGTCGAGGAGACCATCGAGGGGACGAGCTTCTCGTCGACCTCGGATCTGGTCCGGTTCCTCCTTCGGAGCATCGTGATCCAACATCAGAAACAGGGGTCGCTGTCGGAAGCAGAGTTCGAGGAAATCGCAGACCAACTCCGGGATCTGGGCTACCTGCAGTAG